Below is a genomic region from Anoxybacillus flavithermus.
CGCTTTAAAAATGATCCAAGCAAAAAAGACAAGGAAATGGTACGAAGAAGACGTGCTAGGGTATATTACATCGATTTTGGCGTAAACGTCGGTTCTGAATTCAATTATCCTCATTTTTGCGTTGTAGTAAAAGAGTTTAAATATCACGCGCTCGTAGTTCCACTCTCCAGTCTGGATGAAGATGATACACAAAGCTGGAAACTCGATGAAGAAAATATGTGCGTTGAGATAGGAGAAATTAAGGACCTCCCATTCGAAAAGCCGAAAACTTACGCTTTAGTTGGTAAAATGAGAGAGGTTAGCAAACAACGTTTAAGCGATTATAGGCATCCAGAAACAAAAGAATTCGTTAAGTTAAAACTCACTGACGATCAAATGGACAAAATTGACAAAGCAATCATCAAGTTATGTACAAAGAATAAAAAAGAAGAGACGAAGGATAAAACAAATTTACAGGATCAGAAGGATTGATTATAAGTACAATTAAAACGCACTTAAAGTTACTCAAAGTTACTTAAAGTTACTCAAAACGATTACATATTGCTTTTTCAGTAATATTTTATTACAATATGGGCATAAGAATAAATGAAGGCTCTAACGCCGACTTGAATTTTAAAGGCCTTTGCGCCGACTTGAATTAATAATATTGCCCTTAGCGGCCTAAAAGGAAAAGCCGTCCCGTTTGTGGACGGCTTTTTACGTTTTATTCGTTTTCCCTTCCAACTTGTCCGCGATCGCGAACAGTTCTTGCTTGATCTGCTTATTTAACTCAATCGGGACATGTACTGTCGTTTTTTTTGTCAATGATGAACGAGAAAGGCTCATTTTCGTCAATAAGTCG
It encodes:
- a CDS encoding type II toxin-antitoxin system PemK/MazF family toxin codes for the protein MSEKEKQSDKERLSDKIDTVFAALKPELMYFHDKDPEYAEKMVDWFLEVAIKNHIIHRFKNDPSKKDKEMVRRRRARVYYIDFGVNVGSEFNYPHFCVVVKEFKYHALVVPLSSLDEDDTQSWKLDEENMCVEIGEIKDLPFEKPKTYALVGKMREVSKQRLSDYRHPETKEFVKLKLTDDQMDKIDKAIIKLCTKNKKEETKDKTNLQDQKD